GCCCGCTGTCAGGTCCCACGAAGACCGCTGCCCTTGCACAAAGCGCTTTAACCTCTGCGATGCTGATCTCGCCGACCATCGACACGACACGACCTCGCGCCTCATCCGAAAGCTGCTGCCTGATCAGGCTCCACCTTGCCAGATCATTCTTTGAACCGAGCGCTACGGGTCGCATCTGGCCCTCGCTAACGTAGGAACTCAGGACATGTCCAAACCGCTGGGCCGGATACTCCTTTCGCCCCTTGGTCGCGCCCACGTGAACAAGTAAGATACGCTCAGTGCCATCGAGACCCGCGGCTGCAAGCTTCGCATCCAGCGAGCGCCTCTCCTCCGTGCCAACGAAGAGCCTCGTCTCCGTCGATACAATCGGGACCCCAATCATCATAAGAGGAGCGAGGTTCTTGGCTACGGTGTGGATGACTGACTTCGTTCTGAGGACTTCCCTTGCTCTGGGCACGCGGATGTTATAGACGAACGAATGCCCGCCTTCCTCCCAGCCCACCCGGTATCTGGCTCCGGACAGGAAAGTCGCGATCGC
The genomic region above belongs to bacterium and contains:
- a CDS encoding glycosyltransferase family 9 protein encodes the protein MRAPGALEISRVKSALFVRIRSLGDTVLFTPAVTNFKRACPGCRLSVVVDEASASVLENNPDIDETIVSPTDNRPDHILKFLTKLLRSRFDLAIDFHCGPRGAIATFLSGARYRVGWEEGGHSFVYNIRVPRAREVLRTKSVIHTVAKNLAPLMMIGVPIVSTETRLFVGTEERRSLDAKLAAAGLDGTERILLVHVGATKGRKEYPAQRFGHVLSSYVSEGQMRPVALGSKNDLARWSLIRQQLSDEARGRVVSMVGEISIAEVKALCARAAVFVGPDSGLMHIADALGTSCVALFGKTELRLWHPWQSTHIVLRPCTEIRCAPSCPHRRTREGCLALISEDELVAAILELESLRA